One window of Populus nigra chromosome 5, ddPopNigr1.1, whole genome shotgun sequence genomic DNA carries:
- the LOC133694561 gene encoding uncharacterized protein LOC133694561 isoform X1, translating into MEEQEEATGFEIVPKVVGDEDVLRFMDSTDSYLTLLDSLSSTLRQGWLDLAIARQSMGASRINGALLDHKLHSAATSVQVDQEDVDSMEAQPRFILRKWASVADGKQCYEEQKLGEDKLPGKSGSLQLRHRGDSQLSEEKTSESGAQLDVDDQVQKERAKLLSMFGTLISPKLRAAQLSFETALETLVKIANMRSAMLSSYDRVRKELDHQKDDMVSVPSADLVIRLVACVSAGRL; encoded by the exons atggaagaacaagaagaagcaaCGGGCTTTGAAATCGTACCAAAAGTCGTAGGAGATGAAGATGTTCTACGATTCATGGATTCGACGGATAGCTATTTGACTCTGCTAGATTCCTTATCTTCTACCCTTCGCCAG GGATGGCTGGATTTAGCGATTGCTCGGCAGTCGATGGGGGCTTCACGAATAAATGGGGCTTTATTGGACCATAAATTACACTCCGCTGCCACTTCAGTTCAAGTAGATCAAGAAGATG TTGATTCTATGGAGGCTCAACCGCGCTTTATCTTGCGTAAATGGGCATCAGTGGCTGATGGAAAACAGTGTTACGAGGAGCAGAAATTGGGAGAGGATAAGTTGCCAGGGAAATCTGGCAGTTTACAGCTCCGACATCGCGGCGATTCCCAGCTTTCTG AAGAAAAAACCTCCGAGAGTGGAGCTCAACTTGACGTTGATGACCAA gtTCAAAAGGAGCGAGCCAAATTACTGTCTATGTTTGGGACTCTGATTTCCCCAAAGCTTCGAGCTGCCCAGTTGTCGTTTGAGACAG CGCTGGAGACACTTGTAAAAATAGCAAACATGCGATCCGCAATGCTATCCTCTTATGATAGAGTCCGCAAAGAACTAGATCACCAAAAGGATGACATGGTGTCTGTTCCTTCAG CAGATTTGGTGATCAGACTCGTAGCTTGTGTTTCTGCAGGTCGTCTATGA
- the LOC133694562 gene encoding uncharacterized protein At5g43822 — protein MEGLVKKYQQRFRKVRGLMEEWEQLQSRLISQFSNASAITERLKVIGDCNNYGNLKSVDGIVDAVVRKQLESLQTILLSMNKTLEEFRGVVLTIEKMYRDGRQLVKGGGGSNQLNAKQLRQRIGIKPCLADCLDGLMILHEMHQAEYLLKSSVVSALSALTLKPSSSDLGALQQLLIDQPNIPKEEVQVVFEIIFAEEIC, from the exons ATGGAGGGATTGGTGAAGAAATATCAGCAAAGATTTAGAAAAGTGAGAGGATTAATGGAGGAATGGGAACAGCTTCAATCTCGATTAATCTCTCAATTTAGTAACGCTTCTGCTATTACTGAGAGGTTAAAG GTGATTGGAGATTGTAATAATTATGGTAATTTGAAGAGTGTGGATGGAATTGTAGATGCAGTGGTGAGAAAGCAGCTCGAGTCTTTGCAGACCATTTTGCTTTCCATGAATAAgacttt GGAAGAGTTTCGCGGTGTGGTTTTGACAATTGAGAAGATGTATAGGGATGGTAGACAGTTAGTTAAAGGGGGTGGAGGTTCTAATCAGTTGAATGCGAAACAATTGCGGCAACGAATTGGGATTAAACCATGTCTTGCTGACTGTCTAGATGGGCTTATGATTCTTCATGAAATGCATCAGGCTGA ATACCTGCTTAAATCATCAGTTGTTTCAGCACTTTCAGCACTCACCTTGAAACCCAG TTCCAGTGATCTTGGTGCGCTGCAACAACTCTTGATTGATCAGCCTAATATCCCCAAAGAGGAAG TACAAGTCgtctttgaaattatttttgcgGAAGAGATCTGTTAA
- the LOC133694561 gene encoding uncharacterized protein LOC133694561 isoform X3, whose product MEEQEEATGFEIVPKVVGDEDVLRFMDSTDSYLTLLDSLSSTLRQGWLDLAIARQSMGASRINGALLDHKLHSAATSVQVDQEDVDSMEAQPRFILRKWASVADGKQCYEEQKLGEDKLPGKSGSLQLRHRGDSQLSEEKTSESGAQLDVDDQVQKERAKLLSMFGTLISPKLRAAQLSFETALETLVKIANMRSAMLSSYDRVRKELDHQKDDMVSVPSGRL is encoded by the exons atggaagaacaagaagaagcaaCGGGCTTTGAAATCGTACCAAAAGTCGTAGGAGATGAAGATGTTCTACGATTCATGGATTCGACGGATAGCTATTTGACTCTGCTAGATTCCTTATCTTCTACCCTTCGCCAG GGATGGCTGGATTTAGCGATTGCTCGGCAGTCGATGGGGGCTTCACGAATAAATGGGGCTTTATTGGACCATAAATTACACTCCGCTGCCACTTCAGTTCAAGTAGATCAAGAAGATG TTGATTCTATGGAGGCTCAACCGCGCTTTATCTTGCGTAAATGGGCATCAGTGGCTGATGGAAAACAGTGTTACGAGGAGCAGAAATTGGGAGAGGATAAGTTGCCAGGGAAATCTGGCAGTTTACAGCTCCGACATCGCGGCGATTCCCAGCTTTCTG AAGAAAAAACCTCCGAGAGTGGAGCTCAACTTGACGTTGATGACCAA gtTCAAAAGGAGCGAGCCAAATTACTGTCTATGTTTGGGACTCTGATTTCCCCAAAGCTTCGAGCTGCCCAGTTGTCGTTTGAGACAG CGCTGGAGACACTTGTAAAAATAGCAAACATGCGATCCGCAATGCTATCCTCTTATGATAGAGTCCGCAAAGAACTAGATCACCAAAAGGATGACATGGTGTCTGTTCCTTCAG GTCGTCTATGA
- the LOC133694559 gene encoding U-box domain-containing protein 44-like, with the protein MAESWDGSYGHGSQSDESYQFERLHVEPIYDAFVCPLTKQVMSDPVTLENGHTFEREAIEKWFKECRESGRKLVCPLTQKELRSTELNPSMALRNTIEEWTARNEAVQLDTARRSLNPGSPESDVLHSLTYIQYMCHKSRSNKNAVRNADLIPMVVEMLKSTSRRVRCKALETLQIVVEDDADNKAILAEGDNVRTIVKFLSHEQSIEREEAVSLLLELSKSEALCEKIGSVNGAILILVGMISSKSENLSTVEKADKTLGNLEKCENNVRQMAENGRLRPLLNQILEGPPETKLSMASYLGELVMNNDVKVLVARTVGSSLINIMRSGNMQSREAALKALNQISFHEASAKVLIEAGILPPLVKDLFTVGTNQLPMRLKEVAATILANVVNSGDDFDLIPVGPDHHSLVSEDMVHNLLHLISNTGPAIECKLLQVLVGLTSSSSTVLNVVAAIKSSGAINSLVQFIEAPQRDLRVASIKLLQKVSPHMGQELADALCGVVGQLGSLFKVVAENIGITEEQAAAIGLLAELPERDLGLTRQMLDESSFPLIISRVVKIQQGEIRSARFMTPFFEGLVRVLSRVTFVLADEPDAIKLAREYNLAALFIQLLQSNGLDNVQMVSAMALENLAQESKNLTRLPELPPPNLCASIFSCFSKQPVITGSCRLHGGTCSLKETFCLLEGQAVENLVALLDHTNEKVVEAALAAISTLLDDGVDIEQGVAVLCEAEGVRPILDVLLEKRTENLRRRAVWAAERLLRTDDIAYDVSGDPNVSTALVDAFQHADYRTRQIAERALKHVDKIPNFSGIYPNTGQTAF; encoded by the exons ATGGCTGAAAGCTGGGATGGAAGTTATGGTCATGGTAGCCAATCGGATGAAAGTTATCAGTTTGAGAGACTCCATGTAGAGCCTATTTACGATGCATTTGTTTGCCCTTTAACAAAGCAAGTTATGAGTGATCCTGTCACCTTAGAAAATGGTCACACTTTTGAACGCGAAGCGATAGAGAAGTGGTTCAAGGAATGCAGGGAGAGTGGAAGGAAGTTGGTTTGCCCTTTGACACAAAAAGAATTGAGAAGCACAGAACTAAACCCCAGCATGGCTTTGCGGAACACCATTGAAGAGTGGACTGCTAGGAATGAAGCTGTTCAACTTGATACGGCAAGGAGATCTCTAAACCCAGGCAGTCCAGAGAGTGATGTTTTGCATTCTTTGACGTATATACAATACATGTGTCATAAGAGCCGGTCGAATAAGAATGCTGTGCGCAATGCTGATTTAATACCTATGGTTGTTGAAATGTTGAAGAGTACCAGTCGTAGAGTCCGGTGCAAAGCTTTGGAAACGCTTCAGATTGTGGTCGAGGATGATGCTGATAATAAG GCAATACTGGCTGAGGGTGACAACGTGCGGACAATAGTTAAGTTTTTGTCTCATGAGCAATCCATAGAAAGGGAGGAAGCTGTCTCATTGTTGCTTGAGCTCTCAAAATCCGAAGCCTTGTGCGAGAAGATTGGTTCAGTCAATGGAGCAATTCTCATACTGGTTGGAATGATAAGCAGCAAATCAGAAAATCTTTCAACTGTTGAGAAAGCTGATAAAACACTGGGAAATCTGGAGAAATGTGAAAACAATGTACGGCAGATGGCTGAAAATGGCAGACTGCGACCTCTTCTgaatcaaattcttgaag GCCCACCAGAAACTAAACTGTCTATGGCTTCATACCTGGGTGAGCTGGTCATGAACAATGACGTGAAAGTCCTTGTTGCAAGAACTGTTGGTTCATCTCTAATCAATATTATGAGAAGTGGTAATATGCAGTCAAGAGAAGCTGCCTTAAAAGCTTTGAATCAAATTTCTTTTCACGAGGCAAGTGCCAAGGTTTTGATTGAGGCCGGAATTCTTCCTCCTCTTGTCAAAGATCTCTTCACAGTCGGCACCAATCAGCTTCCCATGCGTCTCAAAGAGGTCGCGGCAACAATTCTCGCCAATGTTGTAAACTCAGGCGATGACTTTGATCTGATTCCTGTTGGACCTGACCATCACTCTCTTGTTTCAGAAGACATGGTGCATAACCTCCTCCATCTAATTAGCAACACTGGTCCAGCTATTGAGTGCAAACTTTTGCAGGTTCTTGTTGGGCTGACTAGTTCTTCATCTACTGTTTTAAATGTTGTTGCTGCCATTAAAAGCTCAGGAGCTATCAACAGTTTGGTTCAGTTTATTGAGGCTCCCCAGAGGGATTTGCGTGTAGCTTCCATAAAACTTCTCCAGAAAGTCTCTCCACATATGGGCCAGGAATTAGCTGATGCTCTCTGTGGCGTGGTGGGCCAGCTAGGAAGCCTTTTCAAAGTTGTAGCAGAAAACATAGGAATCACAGAAGAGCAGGCAGCTGCTATTGGCCTTTTAGCTGAGCTCCCAGAGAGAGATCTGGGCCTCACTCGGCAGATGCTAGATGAAAGCTCCTTTCCACTAATCATCTCCAGAGTGGTAAAGATCCAACAGGGTGAGATTAGGAGTGCCCGCTTTATGACACCATTTTTTGAAGGACTAGTACGGGTTCTATCAAGGGTCACATTTGTGTTGGCTGATGAACCAGATGCCATTAAGCTCGCCCGTGAGTACAATCTCGCAGCTCTTTTCATCCAACTGCTTCAGTCCAACGGACTCGACAATGTACAGATGGTCTCTGCCATGGCATTAGAGAACTTGGCTCAAGAGTCCAAAAACTTAACAAGATTGCCTGAGTTGCCGCCTCCTAATTTATGTGCCTCAATCTTTTCGTGTTTTAGCAAACAGCCTGTCATAACTGGATCGTGCCGGCTCCACGGAGGAACATGTTCCCTAAAAGAAACATTCTGTCTTCTGGAAGGACAGGCTGTTGAGAATCTGGTAGCTCTTTTAGATCACACAAATGAGAAAGTGGTTGAGGCAGCACTTGCAGCAATCTCTACTTTGTTGGATGATGGGGTTGACATTGAACAAGGGGTGGCGGTGCTGTGTGAGGCAGAGGGAGTTAGACCTATACTTGATGTTTTGCTGGAGAAACGGACAGAGAATCTGAGAAGGAGGGCAGTTTGGGCTGCTGAGAGACTTTTACGAACTGATGACATAGCATATGACGTTTCTGGAGATCCAAACGTGAGTACTGCACTTGTTGATGCCTTCCAGCATGCTGACTATCGGACACGGCAGATTGCTGAGCGTGCCCTGAAACATGTCGATAAGATACCCAACTTCTCTGGCATCTATCCAAATACAGGTCAGACCGCTTTCTGA
- the LOC133694561 gene encoding uncharacterized protein LOC133694561 isoform X2 → MEEQEEATGFEIVPKVVGDEDVLRFMDSTDSYLTLLDSLSSTLRQGWLDLAIARQSMGASRINGALLDHKLHSAATSVQVDQEDVDSMEAQPRFILRKWASVADGKQCYEEQKLGEDKLPGKSGSLQLRHRGDSQLSEEKTSESGAQLDVDDQVQKERAKLLSMFGTLISPKLRAAQLSFETALETLVKIANMRSAMLSSYDRVRKELDHQKDDMVSVPSACVSAGRL, encoded by the exons atggaagaacaagaagaagcaaCGGGCTTTGAAATCGTACCAAAAGTCGTAGGAGATGAAGATGTTCTACGATTCATGGATTCGACGGATAGCTATTTGACTCTGCTAGATTCCTTATCTTCTACCCTTCGCCAG GGATGGCTGGATTTAGCGATTGCTCGGCAGTCGATGGGGGCTTCACGAATAAATGGGGCTTTATTGGACCATAAATTACACTCCGCTGCCACTTCAGTTCAAGTAGATCAAGAAGATG TTGATTCTATGGAGGCTCAACCGCGCTTTATCTTGCGTAAATGGGCATCAGTGGCTGATGGAAAACAGTGTTACGAGGAGCAGAAATTGGGAGAGGATAAGTTGCCAGGGAAATCTGGCAGTTTACAGCTCCGACATCGCGGCGATTCCCAGCTTTCTG AAGAAAAAACCTCCGAGAGTGGAGCTCAACTTGACGTTGATGACCAA gtTCAAAAGGAGCGAGCCAAATTACTGTCTATGTTTGGGACTCTGATTTCCCCAAAGCTTCGAGCTGCCCAGTTGTCGTTTGAGACAG CGCTGGAGACACTTGTAAAAATAGCAAACATGCGATCCGCAATGCTATCCTCTTATGATAGAGTCCGCAAAGAACTAGATCACCAAAAGGATGACATGGTGTCTGTTCCTTCAG CTTGTGTTTCTGCAGGTCGTCTATGA